One region of Chitinophaga varians genomic DNA includes:
- a CDS encoding response regulator transcription factor, with amino-acid sequence MKVLIIEDEKSIATEMEAFLKKAYHCDLVASASQALVRLEDNTYDFVLLDLGLPDMDGLQLLQRARKLCPEAAYIILTARGQLEDRIKGLDLGADDYLPKPFSLLELQSRMQAISRRKYGLQDVLVPLGDFNVDLQKRNVYFEQTEIPLSRKEFDLLSYMLLHKNRPLSRMQLSDHIWGDLADDEYDSNYIDVHIRNIRRKLSSYATVDWLQTIRHVGYKIKI; translated from the coding sequence ATGAAGGTGTTAATCATCGAAGACGAAAAATCCATCGCCACGGAAATGGAGGCCTTTCTGAAAAAGGCATATCACTGTGACCTTGTGGCATCCGCCAGCCAGGCACTTGTCCGGCTGGAAGACAATACCTACGATTTTGTATTGCTGGACCTCGGACTGCCGGACATGGACGGGCTACAGCTGCTGCAACGCGCACGAAAATTATGCCCGGAAGCAGCCTATATCATTCTCACTGCCCGCGGACAACTGGAAGACCGCATCAAAGGCCTGGACCTCGGGGCAGATGACTATCTCCCTAAACCTTTTTCCCTGCTGGAACTGCAATCCCGCATGCAGGCCATTTCCCGGAGAAAGTATGGGTTGCAGGACGTGCTGGTGCCGCTCGGCGACTTTAATGTGGACCTGCAAAAAAGAAATGTGTATTTCGAACAAACGGAGATCCCCCTCTCCCGTAAAGAATTTGACCTGCTGAGTTACATGCTGTTGCATAAAAACAGACCATTATCACGCATGCAGCTCAGTGACCATATATGGGGCGATCTCGCAGATGATGAATATGATTCTAACTATATTGATGTCCACATCAGGAACATCCGGCGGAAATTGTCGTCCTATGCAACAGTAGACTGGCTACAAACCATCCGGCATGTAGGCTATAAAATAAAAATCTGA